Within the Ensifer canadensis genome, the region TCGACGTTACGTTGACCGTGCCGAAGGAACTTGGCGGCGACGGCGCCCGCGGCACCAATCCCGAACAGCTCTTCGCTGCCGGCTATTCCGCCTGCTTCCTCGGCGCGCTCAAATTCGTCGCCGGCAAGGAGAAGGTAAAGCTTCCGGAAGACACCACCGTGACGGGCACGGTTGGCATCGGCCCGCGCGAAGACGGCACCGGCTTCGGCATCGACGCTGCACTCGAAATCACTTCGCCGGGCGTCGACAAGGCGGTTCTCGAAGATCTCGTCCAGAAGGCGCATATCGTTTGCCCCTACAGCCATGCGACCAAGGGCAATATCGACGTCACGCTGACGGTCGCCTAGAGCCTTTGCAGGAAAGTGCGAAGCGGTTTTCCGTCAGGAAATGCTTGGAAACAAAGAGGCCGAGCGTTTGCGGCTTCGTTTAAACCGGAAACGCTCTAAGCCTCTCGTTTCGCTAATAAACAATAAAGCCCGGCTCCCGCCGGGCTTTATTGTTTGTCTGCTCAGCTTCGCGCGTCATTGACGGCGAGGGCGCGCTACCCGTTTCCTGCCGCGCGCAGCAGCATCAGGCCTTCTTCAGGAATTCGGTGCGCAGCACGAGGCCCTTGATCTTCTCGACCCGGCACTCGACTTCGTCAGGATTGTCGGTGAGGCGAATGCCCTTGACCACCGTGCCGCGCTTCAGCGTCGTCGAGGTGCCCTTGACCTTCAGGTCCTTGATCAGGGTGACGTTGTCGCCGTCGTTGAGGATGGCGCCGTTCGAGTCTTTCACGTCCATGGGATGTCCTTTCAAGATGCAGGCACGCCCTGATCCGGCGGATCAGGGCGTGCAGAGATGGTCTATTCTATCGCCGCGGCGGACAGCGTCCGCGCCGTTGCGCTGCGGCGCTTCCGCTTTAGAGGAGCCGGGGAAACGCCCTCGCTCCTGCCTTTCCGTATCTCCTGACGGAAAACCGCTTCGCACTTTCCTGGAAATACTCTAGCGCCTGCTCAGGCTGCCAAGGATGCCGCGAACCAATGCGCGGCCAACCTGGGTTGCAACGGTGCGGGCAACCGATTTCATCGCCGCTTCCACCACGGTTTCGCGTTGATATCCGGAGGAGCGCGGACGGGCCTGCTTTCCGGCCGGGGCCGCAGACTCGTCGTCGCCGAAGGCCGGAAGCGTCCAGCGGCCACCGCCGGTATCGGCTTCCACCGGCGCCTGCTCGGCTTGCTGCTGCGCTTCCGCCACCTTCTTGGCGCGCGCCGTCAGCATTTCATAGGCCGAATCTCGGTCGAAATCTTCGTCGTACTGGCCACGGACGGGGCTGACATCCATGACCTTCTGCCGCTCTTCCGCCGTCAGCGGGCCGACACGCGATTGCGGCGGGCGCACCAGCGTGCGCTCCACCATCGACGGCGCGCCCCTGCCTTCGAGCGTCGAGACCAGCGCCTCGCCGGTGCCGAGATTGGTGATGACGGTGGCGCAGTCGAACTCCGGGTTCGGGCGGAAGGTGTCGGCGGCGGTCTTCACCGCCTTCTGGTCGCGCGGCGTATAGGCGCGCAGCGCATGCTGGACGCGGTTGCCAAGCTGGCCGAGGATCGTTTCCGGCACGTCGAGCGGGTTCTGCGTCACGAAATAGACGCCGACGCCCTTGGAGCGGATGAGGCGGACGACCTGTTCGACCCGCTCGGTCAGCACCTTCGGCGCATCGTTGAACAGCAGATGCGCCTCGTCGAAGAAGAACACCAGCTTCGGCTTCTCGGGATCGCCGACCTCAGGCAGCTCCTCGAACAGCTCGGACAAAAGCCACAGCAGGAAGGTCGCGTAGAGGCGCGGGTTCATCATCAGCTTGTCGGCGGCAAGCACCGAGATCGCGCCGCGCCCGTCATTGGTCGTGCGCATGATGTCGGTGATCTTCAGTGCCGGCTCGCCGAAGAAATGTTCGGCGCCCTGCTGTTCCAGGATTAGCAGTTCGCGCTGGATCGAGCCGACGGAGGCCTTGGAGATGAAGCCGAACTGGTTGGAAAGCTGGGTGGCGTTCTCGCCCATGTAGTTGAGCAGCGCCTGCAGATCCTTCAGATCGAGCAGCGGCAGGCCGCCCTGGTCGGCGATCTTGAAGGCGATGTTGAGCACGCCTTCCTGAGCGTCCGTCGCATTCATCAGCCTCGACAGGAGGAGTGGACCCATTTCCGACATGGTGGTGCGGACGCGGTGGCCCTTTTCCCCGTAGAGATCCCAGAAAATGACCGGGAATTCCTGGAACTCGTAGGGGTTGGTCGGCAGGCCGATCTGTTCGGCGCGCTTGAGGATGAAGTCTTTGGCCTCGCCGATCGCACCGATGCCCGAGAGGTCGCCCTTGACGTCGGCGCAGAACACCGGAACGCCGGCGCTGGAAAATCCTTCGGCGAGGATCTGCAGGGTAATGGTCTTGCCGGTGCCGGTGGCGCCGGTGATGAGCCCGTGGCGGTTGCCGAATTTCAGCTCGAGATATTCGCCTTTGTTGATCGTATCATCCGGCTTGCGGCTGGCGCCGATAAAGAGCTTGCCTTCTTCCACCATGTGGGCTTCATCTCCGTTTCATCAATGAAAGCGGGCGGTTCGCGGCATGTCTGCCGGGCCCGTCATCGAAATGTGGCTCGTTCCTGTTATAGGCGGTGCTGCTCCACCCGGCAACAAGGTGATTGCGGCGCGCAACCCGAAACCAGCGGAGCTGGTGGCGGCCGATCGGTCGCATTGCCAAGCGGTCACGACCGTGAAACGATTGCCCCGAGCCGCGGAATTGCGCCGCTACGCGATGCGCGGAGAGCTGCTTGAAAGCTGGTGGATTGCCCGGCATTCCATCCATCGTCGCTTGTTATTTCGGAAGCGATCATTTACCTTGACGTCAACGTCAAAATTCAACGAGGAGTTATCCATGAATGAACTGGTCACGCGCGTAGCGGAGAATGTCGGCCTAGAGCCTGCGACGGCTGAAAAGGCTGTCGGCATGATCCTCGGCTTCCTGCAGCGCGAAGCGGCTGACGGTCCGGTCGCCCAGATGATCGAATCGATCCCGGGCGCAACCGACCTGATCGCACAGTACAACGGCGAAGGCACGGGCGGCGGCGGTCTGCTCGGCGGCCTGATGTCGGCGATCGGCGGCGGCGGTGTCATGGCGCTCGGCCAGCAGCTGATGAGCCAGGGCCTCGGCATGGGCGAGATCACCTCGCTCGCCAAGGAAACCATTGCTTTCGCCAAGGAAAAGGCTGGCGCCGATGTCGTCGACGAAGTTGTCGCCTCGGTCCCGGGCCTCAGCCAGTTCGTCTGATCTCTTTCGGCTCTGCTTGAAGAAAACCCACCGGCGCCAGCGCCGGTGGGTTTTTTGTTGTCTTGGTGTCGTACCCTCGATCGACGATAGAGCGTTTCGGGTTTGGACGAAGTCGCAGAAACGCTCTATCTCTTTGTTTTTTACGGATTTCCTGACGGAAAATCGCTTCGCACTTTTCCTGGAAATGCTCTAACCATCGGCACCGTGCTTCAGCCGCCGCGTCATCGCATCGATCTGGCGTTCCGTTTCCCGTACCTCGGTCTGATGAAGCGGCAGTCCCTTTGCCAGGCTCGGCACGACGCTGGCCATCGTCCCAGAGAAAGCAGGCCGAGCCCGCCGTATGCCCAGGTGTGGGGATCACTTCAAAATCCGCGGAAGGCAGTTCGCGATCAGCAAAACCACCGGCCATTCGGCAATGTGCCCGGATCTGCCGGCGTTCCAGGGTCCAAACAGCGGTGCGCCGAGGTGGTCTGAGGCCCAATCGCAGGAGGGCATCGCCTGGTGATGGTGGTTGATGTGCTACCGTGCGATCGCGCCCACCGAAACGAGGCCTTCGGCCTCTTCGGCCAATTGCCGCGAGGCGCAGACGAGCAGGGTGCCAGCATCGCGACGAAGTACGAAGGCGCGACCGGTGAAATTGGGGGCGAAGCTGAGCCGTTCCGCCCCGGCGCCGTAGAGGGTGTCGAACAGATGCTCCATCACGCTTTCTTCTGTTCCTTAACAGGAAGGGCGCGATCAAGAGTTGTCGCCAGCAGGATGCAGGCGAGTGCGCCGATGCCGATGAAGGCCGCACCGGAAGTCCAGCCGTAAACTTCGATCGCGGTTCCGACAGCAACAGGTCCGACGAGCTGCCCGAGATTGCTGCCTTGCATCAAGAGGCCCATCGCCATCGGTGCGGGCGCCGGGCTTGGCGACAGCATCGGTACGGTCGATATCAAGGTCGCAGGGATCAGTCCGCCAATCGCCGAAAATAGCACGCATGATGTAAACGTCAGCAAGTCACCCGACTGCGAAAGGAAGATCCAGAGGCCGGCAGCGCCCATCAGCGTGGCTACAGTGATAACCAGACGACCGCGGCCGACGCCGCGGGACAGCATGTGGCCGGCGGCAAGATTGCCGATGACGTTGGAAAGCGTGATGAGGGCACTGAGCACCCCAGCCGTTCCAAGCGCGACGAGCAGGATCGGCAGGAAGCTGGACAGGGTGAACGTCATAAGGCTGTAGAGGGCGAAAAGGGCGAAGAGCAGCACCGGCCCTCGGCTTTTCACCGTTGCGATCACGTCCGCGTGGAAGCCGCCAGCGGATGGGCGGGGCCTGCTCTGCGAGGGCGATATCGCTGCAATGATCGTCAACAGGCTGAGGAGCGCGACGAGGCCGTTGATCCACCAGATTGCCTGCCAGGAGGCAAACAGAGGACCCGTGAGCATCGCGATTGCCATGCCCGCCGGCATGAAGCAGCTCCAGACCGCAAAGACCAGATCACGCCGCCCGGAGCCGACAATGCGCATGAGGATCGCCGGACCGGCAACGACGACGAGCAGGAAACCGAACCCCTCGAAGATGCGGGACAGGATGAGCAGCGTGAAGTTCTGGCTCGCGGCACCGGTGATGATGCCGAGCAGGAGGATGCCCATGCCGACGCCGAGCATGCGCCGGTCGCCGATGGCCGCGACCATGGCTCCGGCCGGCATGCCGCCGACAACGCCGACGATCGCAAAGACGGAGGTAAGCCAGCCGAGTGCGGTCAGGTCGAGCCCGAGATCGGCCTGCAGCAGGGGGCCGGCGATCAGCCCCTTGCCCACCTGCATTGCGGCGACCATGCCGGCGGCAACGACCGCCGTTACTGCGGTCAAGCTGGTCCTTTCCGGGACGAAAGCGACGACCGTCGACATCAGGCCACCTCCGCCACACGCGCCCGGCCGGCGACCAGCGCCCGCGCCAGTTCGGCGACGTGGCGGCCCTGGAAGCGTGCACCCTCCAGATCGTTGGTGCTTGGCTGCCGGTCGCCGCCATTGCCGTCGTCGGCGAGCGTCGAGGCGCCATAGGGCGAGCCGCCGCTGATCTCATCCATGCGCATCTGGCCCTTGAAGCTGTAGGGCAGACCGGCGATCACCATGCCGAGATGCAGCAGCACCGTGTGTGTTGCCAGGATCGTCGACTCCTGGCCGCCGTGCTGGCTGCCGGTCGAGGTGAAGACGCTGCCGATTTTTCCCACCAGCGCATCCCTGGCCCAGATGCCGCCCGCCTGATCGAGGAAGTTCTTCATCTGCGCGGCCATGTTACCGAACCGCGTCGGCGTGCCGATGATGATCGCGTCATAATCGGGCAGTTCGGCAACGCTTGCGGCGGGTGCGTCCTGGTCGCGCTTGTAGCCGGCATTGATGGCGACGGCTTCCGGTACGATCTCCGGCACCCGTTTCACCGCAACGCTGGCGCCTGCGGCCCGTGCGCCTTCCGCAACGGCTGCGGCCATGGTCTCGATGTGACCGTAGGAGGAGTAGTAAAGCACGAGGATCTTTGTCATTTCCGGTTCCCTTGTTGCGCTTGCTTCGGTCTGCGGAGCGTTCGCGGCCGCTGATGTCAGGCAGGATGGGTGCTTTCATCGATCTGAAAAAGTGATATAAAATGCATCAAACTGATCTATGGAATCGATCATGATTGACGCCTTGACCCTGGACCAGATGCGGACTTTCGTGGTGGTTGCCGAAAGCGGCAGTTTTCGCTCCGGCGCTGCCGGCTGTCCCGCGTCCAGTCTGCCGTCAGCCACGCCATCGCCAATCTCGAGGCCGGGCTCGGGGTTTCCTTGTTCGATCGCTCCGGCCACCGGCCGGTGCTGACACCCGAAGGCCAGGCTCTGCTTGCCAATGCGCGCGATATCCTGTTGCGCGTCGATGCCATGCGTGCCCGCGCCCGCGGCCTCGGCGAGGGCATCGAGCTGGAACTGTCGCTGATCGTCGATACGCTGTTTCCGATTGTGACCGTCGGCGCTGCACTGAAGGAAATGCGGGTGGCCTTTCCCTCGGTTGCCATCAGGCTTTCGGTTTCGCCGCTCGGCGGCCCGCTCGATGGCCTGATCGAGCGACGCTTCACGCTCGGGATCATGGTGGGTGAAGATTTTCGCGATCCGGCGATCGGCCGGCAGGCGCTGACGGACGTCCAGCTGATCGCGGTGGTGGCCGCGCAGCATCCGCTGGGTCTG harbors:
- a CDS encoding organic hydroperoxide resistance protein — protein: MPILYRTTASATGGRAGQAKSADGVLDVTLTVPKELGGDGARGTNPEQLFAAGYSACFLGALKFVAGKEKVKLPEDTTVTGTVGIGPREDGTGFGIDAALEITSPGVDKAVLEDLVQKAHIVCPYSHATKGNIDVTLTVA
- a CDS encoding alkylphosphonate utilization protein, with translation MDVKDSNGAILNDGDNVTLIKDLKVKGTSTTLKRGTVVKGIRLTDNPDEVECRVEKIKGLVLRTEFLKKA
- a CDS encoding helicase HerA-like C-terminal domain-containing protein; translation: MVEEGKLFIGASRKPDDTINKGEYLELKFGNRHGLITGATGTGKTITLQILAEGFSSAGVPVFCADVKGDLSGIGAIGEAKDFILKRAEQIGLPTNPYEFQEFPVIFWDLYGEKGHRVRTTMSEMGPLLLSRLMNATDAQEGVLNIAFKIADQGGLPLLDLKDLQALLNYMGENATQLSNQFGFISKASVGSIQRELLILEQQGAEHFFGEPALKITDIMRTTNDGRGAISVLAADKLMMNPRLYATFLLWLLSELFEELPEVGDPEKPKLVFFFDEAHLLFNDAPKVLTERVEQVVRLIRSKGVGVYFVTQNPLDVPETILGQLGNRVQHALRAYTPRDQKAVKTAADTFRPNPEFDCATVITNLGTGEALVSTLEGRGAPSMVERTLVRPPQSRVGPLTAEERQKVMDVSPVRGQYDEDFDRDSAYEMLTARAKKVAEAQQQAEQAPVEADTGGGRWTLPAFGDDESAAPAGKQARPRSSGYQRETVVEAAMKSVARTVATQVGRALVRGILGSLSRR
- a CDS encoding DUF2780 domain-containing protein; this translates as MNELVTRVAENVGLEPATAEKAVGMILGFLQREAADGPVAQMIESIPGATDLIAQYNGEGTGGGGLLGGLMSAIGGGGVMALGQQLMSQGLGMGEITSLAKETIAFAKEKAGADVVDEVVASVPGLSQFV
- a CDS encoding MBL fold metallo-hydrolase, giving the protein MAGGFADRELPSADFEVIPTPGHTAGSACFLWDDGQRRAEPGKGTAASSDRGTGNGTPDRCDDAAAEARCRWLEHFQEKCEAIFRQEIRKKQRDRAFLRLRPNPKRSIVDRGYDTKTTKNPPALAPVGFLQAEPKEIRRTG
- a CDS encoding MFS transporter — translated: MSTVVAFVPERTSLTAVTAVVAAGMVAAMQVGKGLIAGPLLQADLGLDLTALGWLTSVFAIVGVVGGMPAGAMVAAIGDRRMLGVGMGILLLGIITGAASQNFTLLILSRIFEGFGFLLVVVAGPAILMRIVGSGRRDLVFAVWSCFMPAGMAIAMLTGPLFASWQAIWWINGLVALLSLLTIIAAISPSQSRPRPSAGGFHADVIATVKSRGPVLLFALFALYSLMTFTLSSFLPILLVALGTAGVLSALITLSNVIGNLAAGHMLSRGVGRGRLVITVATLMGAAGLWIFLSQSGDLLTFTSCVLFSAIGGLIPATLISTVPMLSPSPAPAPMAMGLLMQGSNLGQLVGPVAVGTAIEVYGWTSGAAFIGIGALACILLATTLDRALPVKEQKKA
- the wrbA gene encoding NAD(P)H:quinone oxidoreductase, translated to MTKILVLYYSSYGHIETMAAAVAEGARAAGASVAVKRVPEIVPEAVAINAGYKRDQDAPAASVAELPDYDAIIIGTPTRFGNMAAQMKNFLDQAGGIWARDALVGKIGSVFTSTGSQHGGQESTILATHTVLLHLGMVIAGLPYSFKGQMRMDEISGGSPYGASTLADDGNGGDRQPSTNDLEGARFQGRHVAELARALVAGRARVAEVA